One segment of Paenibacillus rhizovicinus DNA contains the following:
- a CDS encoding helix-turn-helix domain-containing protein codes for MDIRKIGAYISTLRKEMSMTQAEFAMQVNVSHQAVSKWERGESLPDIGLLPTIGRLLGTSIDELLAGESRIVPAQVQEAPAAVGAVMEPEADVMRGAAADTAIEAAASLEETASSAAGTDEMPTAEQGPVDAETEEAAADDENSDVVPDVSSADEDVAAGDAEDVGDTGKLGDAGEDRTVEIIEEHDKLGEHGKFGEHGKFGEHGKFGEHGKFGEHGKFGEHGKFGKHGKFGKREKFGEHWEFSETSDGRQQSEEEAEEADGGYPSLRAILDLAPFLGSETIDEMIGYVEDGRLSGEVLQSLAPFISRGTLARLVGKAANGTFDMRQLVSLAPFLDSEHIDQFVQQAESGKVEWRYVQELAPFISRETLDRLVDRAVDGEVDVDLIVELAPFLSKVSVEKLLDHAASGDIGAEILSKLAPFIHKGALEKLVRRVLSRTVASKAE; via the coding sequence ATGGATATTCGTAAGATTGGCGCTTACATTTCGACGTTGAGAAAAGAAATGAGCATGACGCAGGCGGAATTCGCCATGCAGGTAAACGTCAGTCATCAAGCCGTATCCAAGTGGGAACGCGGGGAGTCGCTGCCAGATATAGGCTTGCTGCCGACCATCGGCCGCCTGCTCGGCACGTCGATCGACGAGCTGCTCGCCGGCGAAAGCCGGATCGTGCCGGCGCAAGTGCAAGAAGCACCAGCCGCAGTAGGGGCTGTAATGGAGCCGGAAGCGGACGTCATGAGGGGAGCCGCTGCCGATACGGCGATCGAAGCGGCGGCAAGCTTGGAAGAAACAGCTTCTTCGGCCGCAGGTACGGATGAGATGCCGACAGCAGAACAGGGACCCGTGGATGCAGAAACTGAGGAAGCCGCAGCAGATGATGAGAACAGTGACGTAGTACCGGATGTTTCGAGTGCCGACGAGGACGTTGCAGCAGGGGATGCCGAAGATGTTGGGGATACTGGGAAACTTGGAGATGCAGGGGAAGATAGGACCGTTGAGATTATAGAAGAGCACGACAAGTTAGGCGAGCACGGGAAGTTCGGCGAGCACGGGAAGTTCGGCGAGCACGGGAAGTTCGGCGAGCATGGAAAGTTCGGCGAGCACGGGAAGTTCGGCGAGCACGGGAAGTTCGGCAAGCACGGGAAGTTCGGCAAGCGCGAAAAATTCGGCGAGCACTGGGAGTTCAGCGAGACCAGTGACGGTCGGCAGCAGTCCGAGGAGGAAGCCGAAGAAGCGGACGGCGGGTATCCGAGCTTGCGCGCGATTCTGGACTTGGCGCCGTTCCTGGGCAGCGAAACGATTGACGAAATGATCGGCTACGTCGAAGACGGCCGTCTGAGCGGAGAAGTGTTGCAGAGCTTGGCGCCATTTATTAGCCGAGGCACGCTGGCACGCTTGGTGGGTAAGGCCGCGAACGGAACGTTCGATATGCGGCAGCTGGTCAGTCTCGCTCCGTTCCTGGACTCCGAGCATATCGACCAGTTCGTTCAACAAGCGGAGTCAGGAAAGGTCGAATGGCGATATGTCCAAGAACTGGCGCCGTTCATTAGCCGTGAAACGCTGGACCGTCTCGTCGACCGCGCCGTCGATGGCGAAGTGGATGTCGACCTGATCGTCGAACTGGCCCCATTTTTGTCCAAAGTGAGCGTGGAGAAACTGCTGGACCATGCGGCATCCGGCGATATTGGCGCAGAGATTCTATCCAAGCTGGCGCCTTTCATCCATAAGGGAGCGCTGGAGAAGCTGGTGCGGCGCGTGCTGAGCCGTACGGTGGCGAGCAAGGCTGAATAG
- a CDS encoding glycoside hydrolase family 172 protein, which produces MRNETSGSPLYTVPSGIQTRWASPENPQAAKGAGGHANAGRKGAPCFPLAPGECKVLAEQASGSGTIRRIWSTLNDRSPEMLRGLRLDFYWDGCGSPAVSVPFGDFFGVGRGHTAAFECEFFSSPEGRSFNCYIPMPYRSGMKVTVTNTGEKQLNMFFYDIDYTVGDAHGEDVLYFHAHYAHLPATLLRQDYEILPKVSGIGRFLGTNVGVKADQERYFNVWWGEGEFKLFVDGDSDYPTLCGTGTEDYIGTGWELGTYSHRYQGCTVADHERMEFCFYRYHVPDPVYFHQDIRVTAQQIGTTSPEQRAQFRQAGTVLRCTGAEERYFDYVDEAKQQLWENFERSDDWSSCAYFYLNRPERG; this is translated from the coding sequence ATGAGAAATGAAACGAGCGGTTCTCCGCTATATACCGTTCCGTCCGGCATTCAGACGCGCTGGGCTTCCCCGGAAAACCCCCAAGCCGCCAAAGGCGCAGGCGGACATGCGAACGCAGGCAGGAAAGGAGCTCCTTGCTTCCCGCTCGCTCCCGGCGAATGCAAAGTGCTGGCGGAACAAGCTTCCGGCAGCGGTACGATCAGACGGATCTGGTCGACCTTGAACGACCGCAGTCCCGAGATGCTGCGCGGGCTTCGGCTCGACTTCTATTGGGACGGCTGCGGTTCGCCCGCTGTCAGCGTGCCTTTCGGCGACTTTTTCGGCGTGGGTAGAGGGCATACGGCCGCGTTCGAATGCGAATTTTTCAGCAGTCCGGAAGGACGTAGCTTCAATTGCTACATTCCAATGCCTTATCGGAGCGGCATGAAAGTGACCGTTACGAATACGGGCGAGAAGCAGCTGAACATGTTTTTCTATGATATCGACTACACCGTAGGCGATGCGCATGGCGAAGACGTTCTCTATTTCCATGCCCATTACGCGCATTTGCCGGCGACCTTACTTCGCCAAGATTATGAGATTTTGCCGAAAGTGTCCGGGATCGGCCGCTTCCTCGGAACGAATGTCGGCGTGAAAGCCGATCAGGAGCGCTATTTCAACGTGTGGTGGGGCGAAGGCGAATTCAAGCTGTTCGTCGATGGAGACAGTGATTATCCGACGCTCTGCGGCACCGGCACCGAAGACTATATCGGCACAGGCTGGGAACTGGGCACGTATAGCCATCGCTATCAGGGATGCACGGTCGCGGATCACGAGCGGATGGAATTCTGCTTCTATCGCTATCATGTGCCGGATCCGGTATATTTCCATCAAGACATTCGGGTAACGGCCCAGCAAATCGGAACGACAAGCCCCGAGCAGCGGGCGCAATTCCGCCAGGCGGGAACCGTGCTGCGATGCACGGGAGCGGAAGAGCGTTACTTCGATTACGTCGATGAAGCGAAACAACAGCTATGGGAAAATTTCGAACGCTCCGACGACTGGAGCAGCTGCGCGTACTTTTACTTGAACCGTCCGGAGCGCGGATAA
- a CDS encoding beta-mannosidase has translation MNKLSLDGRWNYRQIGETAWREGIVPGSLLSDLAAAGEGVFADPYWRDNEDRILPIFDHDYEYARSFSLCSEDAAKPDKILRFEGLDTLAEVEVNGVRVLTSDNMFRTYEISVDDVLREGDNTIRVVFRSPVAYMTEKQAEQPLFGIPMVVPGYTHLRKAHYMSGWDWGPKLPDCGIWRSVTLICDAKAALSDVRIRQIHQNGGVQVAIELETGEAGESAANSGQAAKVTLTAPDGTASVHHAAVANGTAALTIAVDKPKLWWPNGFGEQPLYRIAVVLNGGGEQELDERSFTIGLRELTVNTEADQWGNAFAFRVNGVDIFSMGADYIPEDNLVGRLSAERTERLIRDCVRANFNTIRVWGGGFYPDSYFYELCDRYGLVIWQDCMFACGVYPLNEAFMDNSMREVEDNVKRIRHHASLGLLCGNNEIEMFFEDGRIANTEENRNAYTLFFERMLPDAIGRLAPDTFYWPGSPSSGGDFYETNGENHGDGHYWDVWHGNQPFTAYRQTYFRYMSEFGFESMPHYKTIEAFTEPEDRNLFSYVMECHQKNPAGNQKILTYLSETFRYPKDLDSLAYASQLMQGEAMLYGVEHWRRNRGRCMGALYWQLNDCWPTLSWASLDYFGRWKALHYMAKRFFSPLLLSACEEGTQASLHVTNERLEPASGTVRWALRTLSGETIEQGETSFEAAPLSTQAVAELDFSATLDTIERKRNAYLSFKLVGADGETSSQGCVFFVPAKYLNLVQPELGIRLEEQADRFVVKLSAAAFAHSVELGFRTLDGVFEDNYFMLSAGEERQIVLEKADLSRPVRLEELQDELTVRSLIDTY, from the coding sequence ATGAACAAACTATCATTGGACGGCCGCTGGAACTACCGTCAAATCGGCGAAACGGCATGGCGCGAAGGAATCGTGCCCGGTTCCCTGCTCAGCGATTTGGCCGCGGCAGGAGAAGGCGTATTCGCCGATCCCTATTGGCGCGATAACGAGGACCGGATTCTGCCGATCTTCGACCATGATTACGAATACGCCCGTTCGTTCTCGCTATGCAGCGAGGATGCGGCGAAGCCGGACAAGATCCTGCGATTCGAGGGTCTCGATACGCTGGCCGAAGTCGAAGTCAACGGCGTACGCGTGCTGACGTCCGACAATATGTTCCGCACGTACGAAATCTCCGTGGACGACGTCTTGCGCGAGGGCGACAATACGATCCGCGTGGTCTTCCGTTCGCCGGTTGCCTATATGACGGAAAAGCAGGCCGAGCAGCCATTGTTCGGCATTCCGATGGTCGTGCCCGGCTATACGCATCTGCGCAAAGCCCACTACATGTCCGGCTGGGACTGGGGTCCGAAGCTGCCGGATTGCGGCATTTGGCGCAGCGTGACGCTGATCTGCGATGCGAAGGCGGCGCTGAGCGACGTCCGCATCCGTCAGATTCACCAGAACGGCGGCGTGCAGGTGGCGATCGAGCTGGAAACCGGGGAAGCGGGGGAATCGGCGGCGAACTCCGGGCAAGCAGCGAAGGTCACGTTGACCGCTCCCGACGGCACCGCGTCCGTCCATCACGCAGCCGTTGCGAACGGAACTGCGGCGCTTACGATTGCGGTGGACAAGCCGAAGCTGTGGTGGCCCAACGGGTTCGGCGAGCAGCCGCTCTACCGGATCGCCGTCGTATTGAATGGCGGGGGAGAACAGGAGCTCGACGAGCGCAGCTTCACGATCGGCCTTCGCGAGCTGACGGTCAATACGGAGGCGGACCAATGGGGGAACGCGTTCGCCTTCCGGGTGAACGGCGTCGATATCTTCTCGATGGGCGCGGACTATATCCCGGAAGATAATTTGGTCGGGCGGCTTTCCGCCGAGCGGACCGAGCGGCTGATCCGCGACTGCGTGCGGGCGAATTTCAATACCATTCGCGTCTGGGGCGGCGGCTTCTATCCCGATTCGTATTTCTACGAGCTGTGCGACCGATACGGCCTCGTCATTTGGCAGGACTGTATGTTCGCCTGCGGCGTCTATCCGCTGAACGAGGCGTTCATGGACAATTCCATGCGCGAAGTCGAAGACAACGTGAAGCGCATTCGCCATCACGCTTCGCTCGGCCTGCTGTGCGGCAATAACGAGATCGAGATGTTCTTCGAGGACGGACGGATCGCGAATACGGAGGAGAACCGGAACGCGTACACGCTGTTCTTCGAGCGGATGCTGCCTGACGCGATCGGAAGGCTGGCTCCGGACACCTTCTACTGGCCGGGCTCTCCTTCGTCGGGCGGCGACTTCTACGAAACGAACGGCGAAAATCACGGCGACGGCCATTATTGGGACGTCTGGCATGGCAATCAGCCATTTACGGCTTACCGGCAAACGTATTTCCGGTACATGTCGGAATTCGGTTTCGAATCCATGCCGCATTACAAGACGATCGAAGCGTTCACCGAACCTGAAGACCGCAATCTGTTCTCTTATGTGATGGAATGCCATCAGAAGAATCCGGCCGGCAATCAGAAGATTCTCACCTACTTGTCCGAAACGTTCCGCTATCCGAAGGACCTCGATTCGCTTGCTTATGCTTCGCAGCTCATGCAAGGCGAAGCGATGCTTTACGGGGTCGAGCATTGGCGGCGCAACCGCGGCCGCTGCATGGGTGCGCTCTACTGGCAGCTCAACGACTGCTGGCCGACGCTGTCCTGGGCGAGTTTGGACTATTTCGGCCGGTGGAAGGCGCTGCATTACATGGCGAAACGCTTCTTCTCGCCGCTGCTGCTATCGGCATGCGAGGAAGGCACGCAAGCTTCGCTGCACGTGACGAACGAGCGGCTGGAGCCGGCTTCCGGCACGGTTCGGTGGGCATTGCGGACATTGAGCGGAGAGACGATCGAACAGGGCGAAACTTCGTTCGAAGCAGCGCCGCTCAGCACGCAAGCCGTTGCGGAGCTCGACTTCTCCGCGACCCTGGATACGATAGAACGCAAGCGTAACGCCTATCTGTCGTTCAAGCTCGTTGGCGCGGACGGCGAGACAAGCTCGCAGGGCTGCGTGTTCTTCGTGCCGGCGAAATATCTGAACCTCGTTCAACCCGAGCTGGGCATCCGACTCGAAGAGCAAGCGGATCGTTTCGTCGTGAAGCTGTCCGCCGCCGCGTTCGCTCATTCCGTCGAGCTCGGCTTCCGGACGCTGGACGGCGTATTCGAAGACAATTACTTCATGCTGTCCGCAGGGGAAGAACGGCAGATCGTACTGGAGAAAGCCGACTTAAGCCGGCCTGTTCGTCTGGAGGAACTGCAGGACGAATTGACGGTGCGGAGCTTGATCGACACCTATTAA
- a CDS encoding phytoene desaturase family protein, whose amino-acid sequence MESFDMIIIGSGHNALITGAYLTRAGRSVLVLEKNDRPGGFVRTEELTLPGFKHDVYAAAHPLFTTGPAYMELKDALEARGLTYLNTDLPTGVSMEDGATAVVPRSFEDFAAEAERLAPGDGTALAALFEQLNPHVNDVFGLFSMDLSGPEAAPVLQRLLHDGNGPGYSSFARSLFTTARHAVNEFKSPVMRSMLASWVTHLGRTPDEVGSGIWVPLTAMALMAGGMPIPSGGSEQLALALARLVKDQGGEIRTNSLVERIIVKNDRAVGVRTADGVVYAAKQAVVASTTPDQLYLTLLADSDVPPALRTQAKQFRYGRGCVQIHLALAEPPRWPDARFNRVGQPHLTDGLDGFTLAIAQGTADLLPAKPTFTVDCPTNLDASRAPAGKAIMRIQVLEVPVRPRGDAAGRIDVGDGTWTPALTERFTERVLEVAGKHIPNIPSAVIGKYVVTPDTIARFNPNAGPGDPYGGAHDLAQSYLFRPLPGQPGHRSAIPNVYMLGAATWPGHGVNGGSGYIVAQQLLSQ is encoded by the coding sequence ATGGAATCGTTCGATATGATCATCATCGGCAGCGGGCATAATGCCTTGATTACGGGAGCCTACTTAACCCGCGCCGGCCGAAGCGTGCTCGTGCTCGAGAAGAACGATCGTCCGGGCGGCTTCGTCCGCACCGAAGAACTGACGCTGCCGGGCTTCAAACATGACGTATATGCAGCCGCTCATCCGCTCTTCACAACGGGTCCGGCTTACATGGAGCTCAAAGACGCATTAGAGGCACGCGGGCTCACCTATCTGAATACGGATCTGCCGACCGGCGTATCGATGGAGGACGGGGCGACGGCGGTAGTGCCGCGGTCGTTCGAGGATTTCGCCGCGGAGGCGGAACGGCTGGCTCCCGGAGACGGCACTGCCTTGGCAGCCTTGTTCGAGCAGCTGAATCCGCATGTCAACGACGTGTTCGGCTTGTTCAGCATGGATCTCTCCGGTCCGGAGGCGGCTCCGGTCCTGCAGCGCTTGCTGCACGACGGGAACGGCCCCGGTTATTCGTCCTTCGCAAGATCGCTCTTCACGACGGCGCGCCATGCGGTAAACGAGTTCAAGTCGCCCGTCATGCGCAGCATGCTGGCCTCCTGGGTCACGCATCTTGGCCGCACGCCGGACGAAGTCGGCAGCGGGATCTGGGTTCCGCTCACCGCGATGGCGCTCATGGCCGGCGGCATGCCGATCCCGTCGGGCGGCAGCGAACAATTGGCGCTGGCCCTGGCGCGGCTCGTGAAGGATCAAGGCGGCGAGATTCGCACGAATTCGCTGGTCGAGCGAATTATCGTGAAGAACGATCGCGCGGTCGGCGTTCGTACGGCAGACGGCGTCGTTTACGCGGCCAAGCAGGCGGTCGTGGCCTCGACCACGCCGGACCAGTTATATCTAACGCTGCTCGCGGACAGCGATGTTCCGCCGGCGCTGCGTACCCAAGCGAAGCAGTTCCGCTACGGCCGCGGATGCGTGCAGATTCATCTGGCGCTCGCCGAACCGCCGCGCTGGCCGGATGCGCGGTTTAATCGCGTCGGTCAGCCGCATTTGACGGATGGACTTGACGGGTTTACGTTGGCGATTGCCCAGGGGACGGCCGATCTGCTTCCGGCCAAGCCGACGTTTACCGTCGACTGCCCGACGAACCTCGATGCCTCGCGCGCGCCGGCGGGCAAAGCGATCATGCGCATTCAAGTGCTTGAAGTGCCCGTTCGTCCGAGAGGGGACGCTGCCGGCCGGATCGATGTGGGCGACGGCACGTGGACGCCTGCGCTCACCGAACGGTTTACGGAACGCGTGCTGGAGGTAGCGGGCAAGCATATTCCGAACATCCCAAGCGCGGTCATCGGAAAATACGTCGTCACGCCGGACACGATCGCGCGCTTCAATCCGAACGCCGGTCCGGGAGATCCGTATGGCGGCGCTCATGATCTGGCGCAAAGCTACTTGTTCCGCCCGCTTCCGGGGCAGCCAGGCCATCGTTCGGCCATTCCGAACGTGTATATGCTCGGCGCCGCAACCTGGCCGGGTCATGGAGTGAACGGCGGCTCCGGTTATATCGTTGCGCAGCAGCTGCTGTCGCAATAA
- a CDS encoding C40 family peptidase — protein MKMNKNKLSKSLLSVGLALSMFAGIAATAQASPVATATVNKGVNFRTAQSTSAPIIGSIKAGTVLGVEAANDYWVLVDYNGRTGYVSRSYVTVHAGGTSSSKPPASTGSVSGSKIVSTAKSFQGRVKYVFGARDQSRLIFDCSSFTQYIFQLNGKSIPWGSKAQGSSGSAISKSSLQAGDLVFFSVNTPGQINHVGIYMGNGQFIHNLPNEGVIISDFNSSYWTSHYIKARRV, from the coding sequence ATGAAAATGAACAAGAACAAATTAAGCAAATCGCTGCTTTCCGTTGGCTTGGCTCTATCGATGTTCGCGGGAATCGCGGCTACCGCCCAAGCTTCGCCCGTTGCTACGGCAACCGTGAACAAAGGGGTAAACTTCCGTACGGCACAAAGCACGAGCGCGCCGATTATCGGATCGATTAAAGCGGGTACGGTGCTCGGCGTCGAAGCCGCGAACGATTACTGGGTTTTGGTGGATTACAACGGCAGAACGGGTTACGTCTCCCGCTCCTACGTGACGGTTCATGCAGGCGGCACGTCTTCATCGAAACCGCCGGCAAGCACGGGCAGCGTCTCGGGAAGCAAGATCGTCTCGACCGCAAAATCATTCCAAGGCAGAGTGAAATACGTCTTCGGCGCCCGCGACCAAAGCCGTCTCATCTTCGATTGCTCGTCTTTCACTCAATACATATTCCAGCTTAACGGCAAGTCCATCCCTTGGGGCTCGAAAGCGCAAGGAAGTTCGGGATCCGCAATCTCCAAGAGCTCGCTTCAAGCAGGCGACTTGGTCTTCTTCAGCGTGAATACGCCAGGCCAGATCAATCATGTCGGCATTTATATGGGCAATGGCCAATTCATTCACAACTTGCCTAACGAAGGGGTCATCATCTCCGACTTCAACAGCTCGTATTGGACAAGCCATTACATTAAAGCCCGCCGGGTATAA
- a CDS encoding SDR family NAD(P)-dependent oxidoreductase translates to MSEAGLKGKNALVTGSSRGLGKQYALDLARAGANVIIHDIRNSSAAEFNEADSGEAVAEQMRALGVKSAFIAADLADPVQVQRLIESAINELGSLDILVNNAGGDIGANTPRPDPNDALDISVEDIRSVVERNLLSTMYACKFAGLHMRERRSGKIVNVGSVAGHVPVTGGLIYAAAKTGVSSYTRSLAEQLRPFDVNVNCISPAPTYTGRFLATRTVGSEEGRSRLQRIAQPEDMSGIVMFLCGPASDALTGETIVCWK, encoded by the coding sequence TTGAGCGAAGCAGGATTGAAAGGGAAAAATGCGTTGGTGACGGGCTCCAGCAGAGGACTTGGGAAACAATATGCGCTCGACTTGGCACGCGCCGGCGCTAACGTGATCATTCACGACATTCGGAACAGCTCGGCGGCAGAATTCAACGAGGCGGATTCCGGAGAGGCGGTCGCCGAACAAATGAGAGCGCTTGGCGTCAAATCGGCGTTCATCGCGGCGGATCTGGCTGATCCGGTTCAAGTGCAGCGGCTGATCGAAAGCGCAATCAACGAGCTGGGAAGTCTGGACATTCTCGTGAATAATGCCGGCGGCGATATCGGCGCGAACACGCCCCGCCCGGATCCGAACGATGCGCTTGATATCTCCGTCGAAGATATTCGTTCCGTCGTCGAACGAAATCTCTTGTCGACGATGTATGCGTGCAAATTCGCCGGACTGCATATGAGAGAGCGCCGTTCCGGCAAAATCGTGAACGTGGGCTCGGTCGCGGGTCATGTGCCGGTGACGGGCGGTTTGATCTATGCGGCGGCCAAAACGGGCGTATCTTCGTATACCCGAAGTCTGGCCGAACAGCTGCGGCCGTTCGACGTGAACGTGAACTGCATTTCCCCGGCTCCGACGTATACCGGGCGGTTTCTCGCGACGCGGACCGTCGGCAGCGAAGAAGGACGTTCCCGTCTGCAGCGCATCGCGCAGCCCGAAGATATGTCGGGCATCGTAATGTTCCTGTGCGGCCCCGCTTCGGATGCCTTGACCGGCGAAACGATCGTATGTTGGAAGTAA
- a CDS encoding YjhG/YagF family D-xylonate dehydratase, producing MNEAIRFIMGPEDPEHYDIYTHAAGPEGKLPLTADMLLNLPSGDLFGLSQNVGMGWKPERLLGKQILILSTQGGVRGEDGSPIALGYHTGHWEVGLLVKEAALAVSGLGGVPFAAYVSDPCDGRSQGTTGMFDSLPYRNDAAIVFRRLIRSLPTRSGVIGVGTCDKGLPAMMIALAAMHDLPAIIVPGGVTLPPTVGEDAGKIQTIGARFSQGQITVDEAADLGCRVCATPGGGCQFLGTAASAQVVAEALGMALPHSALAPSGQPIWLDIAKQSARAVQWMHANGVAMRDILTDAAVENAMVVHAAFGGSTNLLLHIPAIAHAAGCRIPDVADWTRVNKAVPRLVSVLPNGPDYHPTIRVFMAGGVPEVMLHLRKLGLLNLQVKTVAGVSLGEQLDWWETSERRLEIRKRLLTVDGIDPDEVIMSPERAAVRGLTSTVAFPTGNLAPEGSVIKATAIDPDVVGEDGVYRHIGQAKVFTSEKAAVKAIKDGRIQEGDILVLMGRGPSGTGMEETYQLTSALKHLPFGKHVTLLTDARFSGVSTGACIGHIGPEALAGGPIGKLRNGDWIDVRIDRNTLDGSLHFVGQGDALFSPEAGASILAARPLHPDLAADPALPDDTKLWAALQAASGGTWRGSIYDVDRIVETLQAGMEALANARARTQSPSAND from the coding sequence ATGAATGAGGCCATACGTTTCATCATGGGGCCGGAAGACCCGGAACATTATGACATCTATACCCATGCGGCGGGTCCGGAAGGCAAGCTGCCGCTCACGGCCGACATGCTGCTGAACCTCCCGAGCGGGGATTTGTTCGGCCTGAGCCAGAACGTCGGCATGGGCTGGAAGCCGGAACGGCTGCTCGGCAAGCAGATTCTCATCCTTAGCACGCAGGGCGGAGTCCGAGGCGAGGACGGATCGCCGATTGCCCTAGGCTATCATACCGGCCACTGGGAAGTCGGCCTGCTCGTGAAGGAGGCGGCGCTTGCGGTAAGCGGGCTCGGCGGCGTACCGTTCGCCGCTTATGTCAGCGATCCTTGCGACGGCCGCTCGCAAGGGACGACCGGCATGTTCGATTCGCTTCCTTATCGCAACGACGCGGCGATCGTGTTCCGCCGGCTGATTCGTTCGCTTCCGACGAGAAGCGGCGTCATCGGGGTCGGCACCTGTGACAAAGGCTTGCCTGCGATGATGATCGCCCTCGCCGCCATGCACGACTTGCCGGCGATCATCGTACCGGGCGGGGTCACGCTGCCGCCAACCGTCGGCGAAGATGCCGGCAAGATCCAGACCATCGGCGCGCGGTTCTCGCAAGGTCAAATCACGGTCGACGAAGCGGCCGATCTCGGCTGCCGCGTATGCGCGACGCCGGGCGGCGGCTGCCAGTTTCTCGGAACGGCCGCCTCGGCCCAGGTCGTGGCCGAGGCGCTCGGCATGGCGCTGCCGCATTCGGCATTGGCGCCTTCCGGCCAGCCGATCTGGCTCGACATCGCGAAGCAATCGGCGAGGGCGGTTCAATGGATGCACGCGAACGGCGTGGCGATGCGGGATATCTTGACGGACGCGGCCGTCGAGAACGCGATGGTCGTCCATGCGGCTTTCGGCGGCTCGACGAATTTGCTGCTGCATATTCCCGCGATCGCCCATGCGGCCGGCTGCCGCATCCCCGATGTGGCCGATTGGACCCGCGTGAATAAGGCGGTTCCGCGGCTTGTCAGCGTGCTGCCGAACGGGCCGGACTATCATCCTACGATTCGCGTGTTCATGGCCGGCGGCGTACCGGAGGTCATGCTGCATCTCCGCAAGCTCGGTTTGCTCAACTTGCAAGTGAAAACCGTCGCCGGCGTGTCGCTGGGCGAGCAGCTGGATTGGTGGGAGACCTCCGAACGGCGGCTGGAAATCCGCAAACGACTGCTGACCGTCGATGGCATCGATCCGGACGAGGTCATTATGAGCCCGGAACGGGCAGCCGTCAGAGGGCTGACGTCTACGGTTGCTTTTCCGACGGGGAATCTGGCTCCGGAAGGCTCGGTCATTAAAGCGACGGCCATCGATCCCGACGTCGTCGGCGAAGACGGCGTCTACCGTCATATCGGACAAGCCAAAGTGTTCACGTCCGAGAAGGCGGCGGTCAAGGCGATCAAGGACGGCCGCATTCAAGAAGGCGATATTCTCGTGCTGATGGGCAGAGGTCCGTCTGGAACGGGGATGGAGGAAACCTATCAGCTGACTTCCGCGCTTAAGCATTTGCCGTTCGGCAAACATGTGACGCTGCTCACGGATGCCCGGTTCTCCGGCGTGTCCACCGGCGCCTGCATCGGTCATATCGGCCCGGAGGCGCTGGCTGGAGGCCCGATCGGCAAGTTGCGCAATGGCGATTGGATCGACGTTCGGATCGATCGCAATACGCTGGACGGCAGCCTGCATTTCGTCGGTCAAGGCGACGCGCTTTTCAGTCCGGAGGCGGGCGCGTCGATCCTGGCCGCCCGCCCGCTCCATCCCGACTTGGCCGCCGATCCGGCGCTGCCCGATGACACCAAGCTGTGGGCTGCACTCCAGGCGGCAAGCGGCGGTACGTGGCGCGGAAGCATCTACGACGTCGATCGAATTGTCGAGACGCTGCAGGCGGGAATGGAAGCGTTGGCGAATGCAAGGGCACGGACGCAATCTCCGAGCGCGAATGACTGA
- a CDS encoding phytanoyl-CoA dioxygenase family protein, with the protein MTSNPLQHAEDINSRMYQFDRIHAPLPSAGAFTDEHVKQYREQGFIAIEQLLTPDEVHASIAAIMRIMMDPDTKAKIQFTKPRHELHSDEERELAIRKVYEYVDADPVLHAAAYHPVIGAIVERLLGEQPKLVQDQALLKPPFGGGEKPWHQDMAYGNLSYEQAVVGVWIALDEAGLDNGCMHVIPQSHMDGATPHYAVRDWQICDANVPVNKDVAIPLKPGGALFFHGLLYHGTPFNCSDQRRRALQFHYAPAAAAKMSPGEYKRMFTNALTSAEC; encoded by the coding sequence ATGACGAGCAATCCTTTGCAGCATGCGGAAGACATCAACAGCCGCATGTACCAATTCGATAGGATCCATGCACCGCTGCCGTCCGCCGGGGCTTTCACGGACGAACATGTCAAGCAATATCGGGAACAAGGGTTCATCGCGATCGAACAATTGCTTACTCCGGACGAAGTCCATGCGTCGATTGCGGCCATCATGCGCATCATGATGGATCCGGATACGAAGGCGAAGATCCAATTTACGAAGCCGCGGCACGAGCTGCATTCCGACGAAGAGCGCGAGCTCGCGATTCGCAAAGTGTACGAGTATGTCGACGCGGATCCGGTGCTGCATGCAGCCGCTTACCATCCAGTCATCGGCGCCATCGTGGAACGGCTGCTCGGCGAGCAGCCGAAGCTGGTCCAAGATCAGGCGCTGCTTAAACCTCCGTTCGGCGGCGGGGAGAAGCCATGGCATCAGGATATGGCGTACGGGAATCTATCCTACGAGCAAGCGGTAGTCGGCGTCTGGATCGCGCTCGACGAAGCGGGTCTCGACAACGGCTGCATGCACGTTATCCCGCAATCCCATATGGATGGCGCCACGCCGCATTACGCGGTGCGCGACTGGCAGATCTGCGATGCCAACGTTCCGGTGAATAAGGACGTCGCCATCCCGCTGAAGCCGGGCGGCGCATTGTTCTTTCACGGCTTGCTGTATCATGGAACGCCGTTCAACTGCTCCGACCAGCGGCGGCGCGCGCTTCAGTTTCATTACGCGCCGGCAGCGGCAGCGAAGATGTCGCCGGGCGAGTACAAGCGAATGTTCACGAATGCACTGACGTCGGCGGAATGCTAA